In one Fluviispira vulneris genomic region, the following are encoded:
- a CDS encoding APC family permease, producing MLPKRNVGLIGVTLASVGSMVGSGWLFGPLYAAQMAGPASITSWLLGGFCFIFIVLTFAELASMFPIMGGLTSYPFFTHGKFSGVLTGWIYFLCFVTISPIESLAVVQYASNYFPNLVERTGAKPELSVIGYIASAFILFVIIFINRYSVKFLTRTNTLATIWKLFVPLAIAGAFIFSPSSDFSNINHFHGFAPNGLQGIMASLSVGGIIFAFGGFQSGIILAGETKNPQKNIPLAALSSILIVTLLYCLIQFAFIIAIPGESLNEGWSKLSFTGDMGPFAGLALAAGFTFLCSLLYLDAVVSPFGSGLMMTSTTSRVLRTLGNIGAAPKAMTRLNKHGSPETSLWVCFFVGLILIFPFPGWKEMVTFLTSSFVLTLSVTPIALMVLRDKCPDVKRPFKLPFYHIMSLIAFCICGLMMHWIGFVVLLKLSIIITLFTIIFAIIKYKEGKEVFAKYNFKCSLWLVGYLIGFTIINYFSGFGSGIQKLSNFEGNTCAILFSIIVFYIARKNSLNKENVIKNINEFNLK from the coding sequence GTGTTGCCTAAACGAAATGTTGGTTTAATCGGTGTGACTTTAGCTTCTGTAGGGAGCATGGTCGGTTCTGGGTGGCTGTTTGGTCCTCTTTACGCTGCACAAATGGCAGGTCCCGCATCAATCACTTCGTGGCTTTTGGGCGGATTTTGCTTCATTTTTATTGTTCTTACATTTGCAGAACTTGCATCTATGTTTCCAATAATGGGTGGCTTAACCAGTTATCCATTTTTTACCCATGGAAAATTTTCTGGCGTGTTAACTGGATGGATATACTTTCTCTGTTTTGTAACCATATCTCCAATAGAATCATTAGCCGTTGTACAATACGCAAGCAATTATTTTCCTAACCTTGTAGAACGCACTGGAGCAAAACCAGAACTATCTGTCATAGGATATATTGCTTCTGCCTTTATTTTATTTGTCATTATTTTTATCAATCGCTATAGCGTAAAGTTTTTAACGCGGACGAATACTCTTGCAACAATTTGGAAATTATTTGTTCCTTTAGCAATTGCAGGAGCTTTTATTTTTAGTCCATCCAGTGATTTTTCAAATATTAATCATTTTCATGGATTTGCACCAAATGGTTTGCAAGGAATAATGGCTAGTTTATCCGTTGGGGGAATTATTTTTGCATTTGGTGGCTTTCAATCTGGGATAATTTTAGCAGGTGAAACCAAAAACCCGCAAAAAAATATTCCGCTTGCTGCTTTGTCTTCTATTTTAATTGTAACTTTATTATATTGCCTTATTCAATTTGCATTTATTATTGCCATACCAGGAGAAAGTTTAAATGAAGGTTGGAGTAAATTAAGTTTTACTGGAGATATGGGACCATTTGCTGGTCTTGCTTTAGCCGCTGGTTTTACTTTTTTATGCAGTCTTTTATATCTCGATGCCGTTGTCTCCCCCTTTGGATCGGGTCTTATGATGACTTCAACAACTTCCCGTGTTTTGCGTACCCTGGGTAACATCGGCGCAGCTCCAAAAGCAATGACACGTTTAAATAAACACGGATCGCCTGAAACGTCTCTCTGGGTTTGTTTCTTTGTTGGACTCATACTCATTTTCCCTTTTCCAGGTTGGAAGGAAATGGTTACATTTTTAACCTCATCGTTTGTGTTGACTTTATCTGTAACACCAATTGCACTTATGGTTTTAAGAGATAAATGTCCTGACGTAAAAAGACCGTTTAAATTACCATTTTATCATATTATGTCACTGATCGCTTTTTGTATCTGTGGTCTTATGATGCACTGGATTGGTTTTGTTGTTCTACTTAAATTATCAATTATTATTACTTTATTTACGATTATTTTTGCCATTATTAAATATAAAGAGGGTAAAGAGGTTTTTGCCAAATATAACTTCAAATGCTCGCTATGGTTAGTTGGATATTTAATTGGATTTACAATTATTAATTACTTTTCAGGTTTTGGCAGTGGAATTCAAAAACTTTCTAACTTTGAAGGAAATACGTGCGCTATCTTATTCAGCATAATTGTTTTCTATATAGCGCGTAAAAACTCTTTAAATAAGGAAAATGTTATAAAAAATATAAATGAATTTAATTTGAAATAA
- the glsA gene encoding glutaminase A — MVYGLKHKKRDILLTCFVLISASISLPVFSKTQFSAKEVISKVYQEVKNSEKKLSEQEKGKVADYIPELAAANPEYFAISIANINGGVESIGDFNVPFSIQSISKPFIYGLALKDHQNDTKFSVDERVGLNATGHAFNSIVSITEKEDHKQNPMVNAGAIQVTSYLKEGTERDKWKHALNYMNSLSDGKTFLGEKVYRSESATNQNNQKIANMLFDFKMIDDNPMDALDRYTKACSIMVTTKQLALMGATLANGGMNPVSKKRILSNSQVRNILSQMVVSGLYENSGAWWTEVGLPTKSGVAGGLLAVFPRNYAIAVFSPRLDKAGNSVRGQAVIKKISQMYNLHMLN; from the coding sequence ATGGTTTATGGGTTGAAACACAAAAAACGGGATATTCTGTTAACTTGTTTTGTTTTAATTTCAGCATCCATAAGTTTACCTGTATTTAGTAAAACGCAATTTTCTGCTAAGGAAGTTATCAGTAAAGTCTATCAAGAAGTAAAAAATTCCGAGAAGAAATTAAGTGAACAAGAAAAAGGAAAAGTGGCAGATTATATTCCTGAATTGGCTGCTGCAAATCCAGAGTATTTTGCGATTTCGATAGCTAATATCAATGGTGGTGTTGAAAGCATTGGAGATTTTAATGTGCCTTTCTCCATTCAATCTATATCAAAACCTTTTATTTATGGTTTAGCTCTCAAAGATCATCAAAACGATACAAAGTTTTCAGTAGATGAGCGTGTGGGTTTAAATGCCACGGGCCATGCATTTAATTCAATTGTTTCAATCACTGAAAAAGAAGATCACAAACAAAATCCTATGGTGAATGCGGGCGCAATTCAAGTCACGAGTTATTTAAAAGAAGGAACTGAACGCGATAAATGGAAGCATGCTTTAAACTATATGAATAGTTTATCAGATGGTAAAACTTTTTTAGGTGAAAAAGTTTATCGCTCAGAATCGGCAACAAATCAAAATAATCAAAAAATTGCTAATATGTTATTCGATTTTAAAATGATTGATGACAACCCAATGGACGCACTTGATCGCTACACTAAGGCTTGTTCCATTATGGTGACCACAAAACAATTGGCTTTGATGGGTGCAACGCTCGCAAATGGTGGAATGAATCCTGTGAGCAAAAAACGCATTTTAAGTAATTCACAAGTAAGAAATATACTTTCACAAATGGTCGTGAGTGGTTTGTACGAAAACAGTGGTGCTTGGTGGACAGAAGTGGGCTTGCCAACAAAAAGTGGTGTTGCAGGTGGTCTTTTGGCTGTGTTTCCTCGTAATTATGCAATTGCTGTCTTTTCTCCACGCCTTGATAAAGCAGGTAACAGTGTGCGTGGGCAAGCCGTGATTAAGAAAATTTCACAAATGTACAATCTGCATATGTTAAATTAA
- a CDS encoding tetratricopeptide repeat protein: MENTQTENKNAIRILLVDEKREARSFFSGFLKASDSFTVTTAANTGVAFEILESECHDIHYILFDWKMKEIQGNIFAQQVRQNHNYDHIDFITYSQHFDDEDKYLMAELDIIYTFPKIINGNSFMLKMTEIKNKYLAQSELHRKLKKLEHAIHTENIKLCDEILQDPLVKEEINTNPRFFHIGGEIHMLKNQYGEAIDFFQSHIKDDTKSNAMLTLKAMSSLGKALCLAGRFDEALMIFERLEAKSSKNISHKSMTGEALLGLNKNYMAEEKFKEAVNLNPNDTTALLGLGKVNSLNGKHNEAKEFFKKIEGDFENKHLASFYNNKGVSLVKHHKYDQAIAFYKNAIQYFQKYRGHINFNLGLAHFRKGDIKEASAYFQEALASDEFDLIPEKKLLLELQAKGAAKFEAEYSEKLSKKSKHEH; encoded by the coding sequence ATGGAAAACACTCAGACCGAAAATAAAAACGCAATTCGAATCCTTTTAGTAGATGAAAAAAGAGAAGCTCGTTCCTTTTTTTCAGGATTTCTTAAAGCAAGTGATAGCTTTACAGTCACAACTGCAGCAAATACCGGAGTGGCTTTTGAAATTTTGGAGTCTGAATGTCATGATATTCACTATATATTGTTTGATTGGAAAATGAAGGAAATACAAGGCAATATATTTGCACAACAAGTTCGCCAAAATCATAATTATGATCACATTGATTTTATAACTTATTCCCAACATTTTGATGATGAAGATAAATATCTCATGGCAGAATTAGACATTATTTACACTTTTCCAAAAATTATAAATGGCAATTCTTTTATGTTAAAAATGACAGAAATCAAAAATAAATATTTGGCACAATCCGAACTTCATCGGAAACTAAAAAAACTTGAACATGCCATTCATACCGAAAATATTAAATTATGCGATGAAATTCTCCAGGACCCACTTGTCAAAGAAGAGATAAATACGAATCCGCGTTTTTTTCATATTGGTGGTGAAATTCATATGCTCAAAAACCAATACGGAGAAGCTATCGATTTTTTTCAAAGTCATATAAAAGATGATACAAAAAGTAACGCTATGCTTACATTAAAAGCCATGAGTTCACTTGGTAAAGCTCTTTGTCTTGCAGGGAGATTTGATGAGGCTCTTATGATTTTTGAAAGACTCGAAGCAAAAAGTTCCAAAAATATTTCCCATAAATCTATGACTGGTGAAGCACTTCTTGGCTTAAATAAAAATTATATGGCGGAAGAAAAATTTAAAGAAGCTGTAAATCTCAATCCAAATGACACCACTGCATTATTAGGGCTTGGGAAGGTTAATTCATTAAATGGAAAGCATAATGAAGCAAAGGAATTTTTTAAAAAAATTGAGGGAGATTTTGAAAATAAACACCTTGCTAGTTTTTATAATAATAAAGGCGTTTCTTTAGTGAAACACCATAAATACGATCAAGCGATAGCATTTTATAAAAATGCTATTCAATATTTTCAGAAGTACAGAGGACATATCAATTTTAATTTAGGACTTGCTCATTTTAGAAAAGGCGATATAAAAGAAGCAAGTGCTTATTTTCAAGAAGCTCTTGCCTCAGATGAGTTCGATCTTATTCCAGAGAAAAAATTATTATTAGAATTACAGGCAAAAGGTGCTGCAAAGTTTGAAGCTGAATACTCAGAAAAACTCAGTAAAAAAAGTAAGCATGAGCATTGA
- the nrfD gene encoding NrfD/PsrC family molybdoenzyme membrane anchor subunit, which produces MEHSVELKGRDPVDRRPLLVTGKDASFHMVTQSVATLAGRKAGPGWYIVFGLSGLGVGLLLVSLAYLFWEGIGVWGNNNRVDWAWDITNFVFWIEIAHAGTLIAAILLLFRQKWRTSINRIAEGMTIFAVMAAAIFPAVHIGRPWFAYWLFPFPNQMEMWTNFKSPLEWDVFAVNTYLSIGVIFWYVGMIPDLGTLRDQAKSKIGKLAYGFFALGWHGSARQWVNYERACILLAGIATPAVFSTAGIVSLDFATSILPGWHATIFPPYFIAGAIFSGFCLCLNLLIMVRSIFNFKDLVTDRHIEICAKFILFTSIIMAYVYVIEFFTIFYSGNPYEKFWNWNRINGPYGWAYWAMVILNIAIPQTFWIKKWRNNVIWLFVAAILINIGMWLERFVLIVTTLSRTFLPSSWGYFIPSFWDISLFIGSIALFFHLFCLFVRYLPMVNMAEVKGVMPQADPHLKPDLNSNH; this is translated from the coding sequence ATGGAACATTCGGTTGAACTCAAAGGGCGCGATCCCGTCGACAGACGCCCTCTTCTTGTTACAGGAAAAGATGCTTCTTTTCATATGGTAACACAATCTGTTGCCACCCTCGCAGGGCGCAAAGCTGGGCCAGGTTGGTACATAGTATTTGGACTTTCTGGACTTGGAGTTGGACTTCTTCTTGTCTCACTTGCGTACCTTTTTTGGGAAGGGATCGGTGTTTGGGGAAACAATAACCGAGTAGATTGGGCATGGGATATTACTAACTTTGTTTTTTGGATTGAAATTGCTCACGCTGGTACACTCATTGCAGCAATTCTTCTCTTGTTTAGACAAAAATGGCGCACCTCTATTAACAGAATTGCCGAAGGGATGACTATTTTTGCCGTCATGGCAGCAGCTATTTTCCCAGCAGTGCATATTGGCCGTCCCTGGTTTGCCTATTGGCTTTTCCCATTTCCTAACCAAATGGAAATGTGGACGAACTTTAAAAGCCCGCTTGAATGGGACGTTTTTGCTGTTAATACATACTTAAGCATTGGTGTGATTTTCTGGTACGTTGGTATGATTCCTGACCTTGGAACACTCCGTGACCAAGCAAAATCAAAAATAGGAAAGCTTGCTTATGGCTTCTTTGCCCTTGGTTGGCACGGATCGGCACGGCAATGGGTAAACTATGAAAGAGCATGTATATTGCTTGCAGGTATAGCAACTCCTGCGGTTTTCTCAACTGCGGGAATCGTATCACTCGACTTTGCAACTTCTATCCTACCAGGCTGGCATGCAACCATTTTCCCTCCTTACTTCATTGCGGGAGCAATATTCTCAGGTTTTTGTCTTTGTTTAAATTTATTGATCATGGTTCGCTCAATTTTCAATTTCAAAGACTTAGTGACAGATAGACATATTGAAATCTGTGCAAAATTCATTCTCTTCACCAGTATTATTATGGCATATGTTTATGTAATTGAATTTTTCACTATTTTTTACAGCGGCAACCCATACGAAAAGTTTTGGAACTGGAATCGTATCAATGGTCCGTATGGTTGGGCTTATTGGGCTATGGTTATTTTAAATATTGCAATTCCTCAAACATTTTGGATAAAGAAGTGGAGAAACAATGTCATTTGGCTTTTTGTGGCTGCTATTCTTATAAATATCGGTATGTGGCTTGAACGCTTTGTCCTAATTGTGACAACACTCAGCAGAACATTTCTACCTTCTTCTTGGGGATATTTTATTCCATCGTTTTGGGATATCTCTTTATTTATTGGTTCTATTGCTCTTTTCTTTCATTTATTCTGCCTTTTTGTCCGTTACCTACCAATGGTAAATATGGCTGAAGTGAAAGGGGTTATGCCTCAAGCAGATCCTCATTTAAAGCCCGATTTAAACTCAAATCATTAA
- a CDS encoding RelA/SpoT family protein produces the protein MGSENTKTPPNQPEAQESDSRQTPNEDIEKIALDAYLSLKEKCMSYLSETSEPILYKAFKFAHNLHAGQRRKSGEPYIIHPLAVAEILAEFKIDETSLVAAILHDVVEDTHVSVEEVSHEFGEPVAALVEGLTKLAKVQFRSSQEKMAENFRKMIVAMSRDIRVIIVKLADRTHNMRTLRALSLEKRQRIAEETLEIYAPLAGRLGMYKIKAELEDLCLRELKPSVYYSLISRVAQKKTERDKIIETAREHLALKLKEAGIEAKVYGRAKHFYSIYRKMSDKQMEFEDIYDLFALRVIVDSPNECYETLGIIHNIYRPVPGRFKDFIAMPKANLYQSLHTTIVAAKGELLEVQIRTAQMHHIAENGIAAHWAYKERRKEAEGNKLNPVDFEKFKWLKQIVRHQKELSDPDEFMEAVKVDLFDEEVYVFSPKGDVFELRKGSTCLDFAFAIHTDLGLRTTGAKINGRIATLRTRLHSGDVIELLVGNKIRATKDWLNFTTTTKARNKIRAWLRSEERTHAKQLGQEMLEEELTKVGSSFEKVQKMGVFQEINKFFSVGGFEDLILQIGYGKLDAKAVVQKLSLAVPIQKNEVLSEPSKTIQQELIEVQTAQEILKNKQSKKKIDSEDAVRVQGMTGIIVRMARCCEPLPGQPIVGFVSRSRGVTVHAANCSWALSNDPARRVDCTWNVVTAGAHNVRVRITAHDKPGILAAITKVVSSSQINIGGMECFTNPQKRAVILLKLELADIHQLKDIHQKIEAVDGIIHVERTMG, from the coding sequence ATGGGATCTGAAAATACAAAGACACCACCAAATCAACCTGAAGCTCAAGAGTCAGACTCTAGGCAAACTCCCAATGAAGATATAGAGAAAATAGCACTCGATGCCTACCTATCACTCAAAGAAAAATGCATGAGCTATTTGTCAGAAACCTCTGAACCTATTCTCTATAAAGCATTTAAATTTGCCCACAATTTACATGCTGGGCAAAGAAGAAAAAGTGGTGAACCTTATATCATTCACCCGCTTGCAGTTGCAGAAATCCTCGCTGAATTCAAAATTGATGAAACCTCGTTAGTTGCTGCTATTTTACATGATGTGGTAGAAGACACACATGTGTCGGTAGAAGAAGTCTCTCATGAATTTGGCGAGCCGGTCGCTGCTTTAGTTGAGGGTTTGACGAAATTAGCAAAAGTTCAATTCCGTTCCTCACAAGAAAAAATGGCAGAAAATTTTAGAAAAATGATCGTAGCGATGTCGCGTGATATCCGTGTAATCATAGTAAAACTTGCAGATAGAACCCACAATATGCGGACTCTTCGTGCACTGAGTCTTGAAAAAAGACAGCGTATTGCAGAAGAAACGCTTGAAATTTATGCGCCCTTAGCAGGACGTTTGGGTATGTATAAAATAAAAGCTGAACTCGAAGATCTCTGCCTCAGAGAGCTAAAACCATCTGTTTATTATAGCCTTATATCTAGGGTGGCACAAAAGAAAACGGAAAGAGATAAAATCATTGAAACAGCGCGAGAGCATCTTGCTTTAAAATTAAAAGAGGCAGGAATTGAAGCGAAAGTTTATGGTCGAGCTAAACATTTTTACTCTATTTATCGCAAAATGTCGGACAAGCAAATGGAGTTTGAAGACATTTATGATCTTTTTGCGTTGCGTGTTATCGTTGATTCTCCCAATGAATGTTATGAAACATTAGGAATTATTCATAATATTTATAGACCCGTGCCAGGACGTTTTAAAGATTTTATAGCAATGCCGAAGGCAAACTTATATCAAAGTTTGCACACAACTATTGTTGCTGCCAAAGGTGAATTGCTTGAAGTACAGATTCGCACTGCACAAATGCACCATATTGCAGAAAATGGGATTGCTGCCCATTGGGCATACAAAGAACGTAGAAAAGAAGCCGAAGGTAACAAATTAAATCCAGTAGATTTCGAAAAATTCAAATGGCTGAAGCAAATTGTTCGCCATCAAAAAGAATTGTCAGATCCTGATGAATTTATGGAAGCTGTAAAAGTCGATCTTTTTGATGAAGAAGTTTACGTTTTTTCTCCAAAAGGTGATGTGTTTGAATTACGGAAAGGCTCAACTTGTCTTGACTTTGCCTTTGCCATTCACACGGATTTAGGTCTCAGGACTACCGGTGCAAAAATCAATGGTCGGATTGCTACGTTACGCACACGTCTCCACAGTGGTGATGTCATAGAACTTCTTGTTGGTAATAAAATAAGAGCTACGAAGGATTGGTTGAACTTTACAACCACCACAAAAGCACGGAATAAAATTCGTGCCTGGTTACGCAGTGAAGAACGCACACATGCCAAACAACTTGGTCAAGAAATGCTTGAAGAAGAGCTTACAAAAGTTGGTTCAAGTTTTGAAAAAGTGCAGAAAATGGGTGTTTTCCAAGAAATCAATAAATTTTTTAGTGTAGGTGGTTTTGAGGATCTTATCTTACAAATTGGTTACGGAAAACTCGATGCCAAAGCTGTCGTGCAAAAGCTTTCGCTTGCTGTGCCAATCCAAAAAAATGAAGTCTTATCTGAACCGAGTAAAACGATTCAACAAGAGTTGATCGAGGTGCAAACTGCGCAAGAGATTTTAAAGAACAAGCAAAGTAAGAAGAAAATTGACAGTGAAGATGCCGTTCGAGTTCAAGGAATGACTGGTATCATTGTGAGAATGGCACGTTGCTGTGAACCCCTTCCAGGACAGCCAATAGTAGGTTTTGTTTCAAGGAGTCGAGGTGTTACAGTGCATGCAGCCAACTGTTCTTGGGCTCTTTCAAATGACCCAGCAAGACGTGTGGATTGTACCTGGAACGTTGTTACAGCTGGTGCTCACAATGTGCGCGTGCGTATTACAGCCCATGATAAACCCGGAATTTTGGCAGCTATTACCAAAGTTGTTTCCTCATCGCAGATCAATATCGGAGGAATGGAGTGTTTTACAAATCCGCAAAAAAGAGCAGTCATTTTATTAAAACTTGAATTAGCTGATATTCATCAGCTTAAGGATATACATCAGAAAATTGAAGCGGTAGATGGAATTATCCATGTGGAAAGAACAATGGGATGA
- a CDS encoding KpsF/GutQ family sugar-phosphate isomerase, with translation MQNYIIENAVKRAEHISSAVNWYTLAFKENEEFKRNFLQLIDELVQCSILEKSNKQVFFIAVGKSAHVAQLAVSMLVSVGILARFVHPTEALHGDLGVVGQKDIVVLISNNGRSSELLQLIPGLEDRNVKIFAMTSKEDSPLAKLAQFLLLIPPFDENCPLAQAPITSTVTSLSLCQLLVAATVEMRNYPIDDYARNHPGGAIGKRIFLKADNLMIHGNDLPTVHLTDSFQTVVSTFTKYSKAAVLVLEQQKFLGLITEKDLRKAMEKYGPKVFECSAHEIMNKNPTSVRPGLLAIEVFQLMNSKNPPFNLLPVIDSEGNGVGLVRLLDFVAAGVTL, from the coding sequence ATGCAAAATTATATTATTGAAAATGCTGTTAAACGTGCTGAACATATTTCGAGTGCTGTCAACTGGTATACTCTCGCATTTAAAGAAAACGAAGAGTTTAAGAGAAATTTTTTGCAATTAATAGATGAACTTGTTCAATGCTCAATATTAGAAAAATCTAATAAACAAGTTTTCTTTATTGCAGTCGGAAAATCAGCGCATGTTGCGCAATTAGCTGTGTCTATGCTTGTCAGCGTTGGTATTTTAGCTCGATTTGTTCATCCAACAGAAGCCTTGCATGGAGATCTTGGGGTCGTTGGGCAAAAAGATATAGTTGTTTTGATCTCCAATAATGGCAGAAGCTCTGAACTCTTGCAGCTTATACCTGGCTTAGAAGATAGAAACGTTAAAATTTTTGCTATGACTTCAAAAGAAGATTCTCCATTGGCAAAATTGGCACAGTTTTTATTGTTAATTCCGCCTTTTGATGAAAATTGCCCTCTTGCACAGGCACCGATAACAAGCACAGTAACTTCTTTATCTCTCTGTCAACTGTTGGTTGCAGCAACCGTTGAAATGCGCAATTACCCGATCGATGATTACGCACGTAATCATCCTGGTGGGGCGATTGGGAAAAGAATATTCTTAAAAGCAGATAATCTTATGATTCATGGGAACGACTTACCTACAGTTCATCTCACTGATTCATTTCAAACTGTCGTATCTACTTTTACTAAATATTCTAAAGCCGCAGTGCTCGTTTTAGAGCAACAAAAGTTTTTAGGTCTTATTACTGAAAAAGATCTGCGCAAAGCTATGGAAAAATATGGACCAAAGGTTTTTGAGTGCAGTGCTCATGAAATTATGAATAAAAATCCAACTTCTGTGCGTCCTGGACTCCTTGCCATTGAGGTTTTCCAATTGATGAATTCGAAAAATCCACCTTTTAACTTACTGCCCGTAATTGACAGTGAAGGCAATGGAGTGGGATTGGTTCGTCTGCTCGATTTCGTTGCGGCTGGTGTTACATTATAA